Proteins encoded within one genomic window of Bermanella sp. WJH001:
- the neuB gene encoding N-acetylneuraminate synthase, protein MTLIIAEAGVNHNGDLNLALELINQAKLAGVDVVKFQTFKAINLVTAKAKKAKYQTQNTQQDESQLAMLSKLELSESDFLKLNEYCEQQGIEFLSTAFDKQSLDFLVDTIGIKRLKIPSGELTNLPFVLDHAKTGLNIILSTGMATLADIELALSVLAFGYTQGNSTMPSLEGFQQAYGSAAGQQALSEKVTVLHCTTEYPAPFNEINLNSMQTLQHSFKVKVGYSDHSLGIVIPIAAVANGAEVIEKHFTLDKNMDGPDHKASLEPHELANMVSGIRQVEQAMGSGIKFPYPSEIRNRVAARKSLVAACDIKKGDVFNEDNITIKRPGDGISPLRYWDILGEKSAHQYCAGDLISE, encoded by the coding sequence ATGACATTGATTATCGCGGAAGCTGGGGTAAACCATAATGGTGATTTGAATTTGGCGCTTGAGTTGATTAATCAAGCAAAATTAGCGGGTGTAGATGTTGTTAAATTTCAGACGTTTAAAGCCATTAATCTCGTTACGGCTAAAGCTAAGAAAGCAAAATACCAGACACAGAATACTCAGCAAGATGAATCTCAATTAGCCATGTTATCAAAGCTAGAGCTTTCGGAATCAGATTTTCTAAAACTGAATGAATACTGTGAGCAGCAAGGCATCGAATTCTTATCAACCGCGTTTGATAAGCAAAGTTTAGATTTTTTAGTTGATACCATAGGAATTAAACGTTTAAAAATTCCTTCTGGTGAGTTAACCAATTTACCCTTTGTGTTGGATCATGCCAAAACGGGCCTAAATATTATCTTATCTACGGGCATGGCCACACTTGCCGATATCGAATTGGCTTTATCGGTGCTGGCATTTGGATATACTCAAGGCAATAGTACCATGCCCAGCCTAGAGGGTTTCCAACAAGCTTATGGTTCTGCTGCAGGGCAACAAGCATTGTCCGAAAAAGTAACTGTTTTGCATTGTACAACCGAATATCCCGCACCGTTTAATGAAATTAACTTGAATTCTATGCAAACGTTACAGCATAGTTTTAAAGTGAAAGTAGGTTATTCAGATCACTCTTTAGGTATTGTTATTCCAATAGCTGCTGTGGCAAATGGTGCTGAGGTCATTGAAAAACACTTTACCTTGGACAAAAACATGGATGGCCCAGACCATAAGGCCTCACTTGAGCCCCATGAGTTAGCGAATATGGTGAGTGGGATTCGACAAGTTGAGCAGGCTATGGGCAGCGGGATTAAATTCCCATATCCTTCAGAAATTAGAAATAGAGTTGCAGCACGTAAAAGTCTAGTCGCGGCTTGCGACATAAAGAAAGGTGATGTATTTAATGAAGATAATATCACCATTAAACGTCCTGGTGATGGTATAAGTCCTTTGCGATATTGGGATATATTGGGTGAAAAATCAGCACACCAATATTGCGCGGGAGACCTTATTAGTGAGTGA